In a genomic window of Microterricola viridarii:
- a CDS encoding FadR/GntR family transcriptional regulator: MAVTDEAILKIKEMIVSGDLGPGDRLPPEKELSEALGLSRSSLREAVKALEVIRVLDVRRGDGTYVTSLEPRLLLEAMSFVVDLHDDASILEIFAVRRILEPAATAMAAGKLDSDTIAELTAMIAAVDETTSVEGLVEHDLEFHRRIVTAAGNSYLSSLIDSLSSHTVRARIWRGVTQENAVSRTLHEHAGIVAALERGDADLAHALTVVHVSGVEQWLREAL; this comes from the coding sequence ATGGCTGTGACCGACGAAGCAATCCTCAAGATCAAGGAGATGATCGTCTCCGGCGATCTCGGCCCCGGCGACCGGCTCCCGCCCGAGAAGGAGCTCAGCGAGGCACTCGGGCTCTCCCGCAGTTCGCTGCGCGAGGCGGTCAAGGCGCTCGAGGTGATCCGGGTGCTCGACGTGCGGCGTGGCGACGGCACCTACGTCACCAGCCTGGAGCCCCGACTGCTGCTCGAGGCCATGTCCTTCGTCGTCGACCTGCACGACGACGCCTCGATCCTGGAGATCTTCGCCGTGCGCCGGATCCTCGAGCCGGCCGCGACGGCCATGGCCGCCGGCAAGCTCGATTCCGACACCATCGCAGAGCTGACCGCGATGATCGCCGCCGTCGACGAGACCACCTCGGTCGAGGGGCTCGTCGAGCACGACCTGGAGTTCCACCGGCGCATCGTCACCGCCGCCGGCAACAGCTACCTCAGCAGCCTGATCGACTCGCTCTCCAGCCACACCGTGCGCGCCCGCATCTGGCGCGGCGTCACCCAGGAGAACGCTGTCTCGCGCACCCTGCACGAGCACGCCGGCATCGTCGCCGCCCTCGAACGCGGCGACGCCGATCTGGCCCACGCCCTCACCGTCGTGCACGTCAGCGGCGTGGAGCAGTGGCTGCGCGAGGCGCTTTAA
- a CDS encoding AlkA N-terminal domain-containing protein, translated as MTQAAAARQATREMALFAERYRAMSARDARFDGQFITGVHSTGIYCRPSCPATTPKAANVSFYLTAAAAHEAGLRACKRCLPDAVPGSPEWNVRDDLAARAMRLIADGEVERSGVPGLAARLGYTPRHLGRVLQQELGAGPLALARAQRAQTARELLVNTRLPLTDIAFAAGFGSIRQFNETVAAVYQQTPSELRERGARRRGAQPVVAPGGPAEPGTTVSLRLPARAPFDGAGVLGFLGLRAVAGVESFESGAYRRAVRLPAGTATVALSLAGTPEAPFVSCEVTLDELADLAPLVSRVRRLLDLDADAAAIDAALAADPALTPAVARVPGIRVPGSMSPEETLFRALIGQQISMAAARTLLGRLAEALGDRLPAERGGWTLFPTAAQIAAGGRGVLRGPVARIDTIMRVAEALASGELWLDVGESKEDLSARLMAVKGIGPWTAGYVSMRVLGSPDVLLTSDLAIRQGAARLGLPDAAAPLAAHGAAWAPWRSYAGMHLWRALAG; from the coding sequence ATGACACAGGCAGCGGCAGCCCGACAGGCCACGCGGGAGATGGCGCTCTTCGCCGAGCGCTACCGCGCCATGAGCGCGCGGGACGCCCGCTTCGACGGCCAGTTCATCACCGGCGTGCACTCCACCGGCATCTACTGCCGGCCGAGCTGCCCGGCGACGACGCCGAAGGCCGCGAACGTCTCCTTCTACCTCACGGCCGCCGCAGCCCACGAGGCCGGCCTGCGCGCCTGCAAGCGGTGCCTGCCGGATGCCGTACCCGGCTCGCCCGAGTGGAATGTGCGCGACGACCTCGCCGCCCGCGCGATGCGCCTGATCGCGGACGGCGAGGTGGAGCGGAGCGGGGTGCCCGGCCTCGCCGCCCGGCTCGGTTACACGCCGCGCCACCTCGGCCGGGTGCTGCAGCAGGAGCTCGGCGCCGGCCCGCTCGCCCTGGCCAGGGCGCAGCGCGCGCAGACGGCCCGCGAGCTGCTCGTGAACACGCGGCTGCCGCTCACCGACATCGCGTTCGCGGCCGGCTTCGGCAGCATCCGGCAGTTCAATGAGACGGTGGCGGCCGTGTACCAGCAGACGCCGAGCGAGCTGCGGGAGCGCGGGGCGCGCCGCCGCGGGGCGCAGCCGGTCGTGGCGCCCGGCGGGCCGGCCGAGCCGGGCACCACCGTGTCGCTGCGGCTGCCGGCGCGGGCGCCGTTCGACGGCGCCGGGGTGCTCGGCTTCCTCGGGCTGCGCGCCGTGGCCGGGGTGGAGAGCTTCGAGTCCGGGGCGTACCGGCGCGCGGTGCGGCTGCCGGCCGGCACCGCGACGGTGGCGCTCAGCCTCGCGGGCACGCCGGAGGCGCCGTTCGTCTCCTGCGAGGTGACCCTCGACGAGCTCGCCGACCTGGCCCCACTGGTGTCGCGGGTGCGCCGCCTGCTCGACCTCGACGCGGATGCCGCGGCGATCGATGCCGCTCTGGCGGCCGACCCGGCGCTCACCCCCGCGGTCGCGCGCGTGCCCGGCATCCGCGTGCCCGGCAGCATGAGCCCGGAGGAGACGCTGTTCCGCGCCCTGATCGGCCAGCAGATCTCGATGGCCGCCGCCCGCACCCTGCTCGGGCGGCTGGCCGAGGCGCTCGGCGACCGGCTGCCGGCCGAGCGGGGCGGCTGGACGCTGTTCCCCACGGCCGCCCAGATCGCGGCCGGCGGCCGGGGCGTGCTGCGCGGCCCGGTCGCCCGCATCGACACCATCATGCGGGTCGCGGAGGCGCTCGCCTCCGGTGAGCTCTGGCTCGATGTGGGCGAGAGCAAGGAGGACCTCTCGGCCCGGCTGATGGCGGTGAAGGGCATCGGCCCGTGGACGGCCGGCTACGTCAGCATGCGCGTGCTCGGCAGCCCGGACGTGCTGCTGACGAGCGACCTCGCCATCCGGCAGGGCGCCGCCCGGCTGGGCCTGCCGGATGCCGCGGCGCCGCTCGCCGCGCACGGGGCCGCCTGGGCGCCCTGGCGCAGCTACGCCGGCATGCACCTGTGGCGGGCGCTCGCCGGCTGA